Part of the Rubritalea squalenifaciens DSM 18772 genome, TGGCTGCGGCGGTGATGGTGAGCTGCTCGTTGGCGATTTCCAGTTCGGTTCCCGGGCGCTTGGATTTGAGGATTTCCTCCGGTTTGGAGGTGATGTCGCTGATGTTTCCGTCCTTGGAAAGGATGCGGACTTGCTGGATCTCACAGATGCCAGTCTCTCCGGCGTCCACATAGTCCTGGTTCTGTCCTTGGCTACTGGTCTTGCCGATGCGGATGGTGGCCAGCTGGGCAGGGTATTCCGCGAGAGAGATGGAAGTCAGTGTTTCCCAGTTTTTGCCGTCGTTGGAAATGGAGGGGAGGAGATGGGTACCTGACTTGCGGATAGCCAGGTAGATGCGCTCCGGGTCCTGCTGTTGCGGCTGGGTGGCGATGGCGAAGAGTTCTCCCTGGGGAGAGAAAGTTTCCCCGCTTTGCTTGTTGGTGAAAGTGGCGCCTGTCAGTGTGCCGTCCTTGGTTGTCCAGGTGGCGCTGAGAACATCGTTCTGCAGGGTATGCTTGTCCCCACTATTTTGGGTAGTGGCCTTGCCGGGGCGCGTCTTGCCCGGGTACGTGGCGGCAAACGCCGGCAGTGCCAGGGCGCTGGTGAGTATGAGTGCTGTGATTGTGTTCATGGTCTTAGGTGCTCTTGCTGATGCGTGCGCAAAAATCCCACCTTGGAATGTTAGGTGGGATTTCGGCTTGTGCTGTGTGTGATGCTTCAGTGCTGATACGAAGCAGCTTCCGGAGAAGCTGGCTGCGCGGTTGGTTTTCAGGTCCATTTGCGTGAGGTGGACTTGATCACGGCTGCATTGAGAGAGCGAGAGACATCAAAAATACCGGGCATCGCCCAAAACTGACAAAAAGTGTGTGGTTTTCCGGAGGTGAAGGGGCTGGGTATTACGAAAACGCCTTCCTGTGTGGAAGGCGTATGGGGAGGCAGGGGCTTATCAGATAAGGTTTATCTTTTCCGTCTGAGAATCAGTGACAGGCCTGCTAGGCCTAGTAAGGAGGTGCTGGAGGGCTCAGGAATGGTGTCTATGGTAAAGCCGCCGGTGATATAGGCGTAACGCATGGCCCCGGTATTGCCCTCAACAGTGAAGGAATCCTCAGTACCCGTGAAGGTGTAGATATTCGCCGCGCCCTCGTCCGGGTCGTTCGGGAGAGGTGCTGCTTCAAAGTTGGTCACGTCATTCGAGTTGGTGTTCGCAATGTTGAATGTTTCACCCGCTCCTACATTGAGGGCGGCGAAGCCAGTGAACCCATCGAAGTTGATCTCTGCGGTTTCAAAGGCACCCGCTCCCAGGTTGACGCTGGCGGCGGTGATGGAAAAGGAAAGAGCTTCGTCCGGGTCGACGAGTGAGGCGGTGCCCGTGCCATCCTCCACTCCCCAGGCTCCAAAGGCTGCTCCAATGCCTGTGACCGCGCCAGAAGTCGAAGTGGCGACAATGCCCATGGTGATCACCACTTCATCATCACCGCTACCCACGGAGTCGAGAGTCAGGCCAGTGATCGTGTAGGTAATCGTCTGGCTGGCGGGGCCAGGGTTACCGGCGTTGAACGTGGTAATGCCCACGGTGCCGAGATTGGCTTCTGATCGGGGGGCTTCGGTCCGGCTGAGCTGGACATCAAGCAGCGTCGTAGCCGCTTGGGCGCTGCCGAGGGTGCATGCTAAGAGCGGGAGTAGATGAGGATATTTCATGGGGTCAAAAAATCAAAATGCACCCTGAAGTATAAAGAGTTGTGAGATGTAGGCAAGATGAAATGAGTAGCTGATGCTGAGCAGCTGGGAAGCTCATTCAGGGAATAGACCGCCACGTCTGGAGACCTAGTCGGACACAGGAAGTGCAGGCTTAGGTCAGACGAGATTACTTCCTGCGGCGCAGGATCAGCGACAAGCCTGCGAGCCCTAGTAGTGCGGTGCTGGAGGGCTCAGGGATGGGGACGACATCGAGGTCGAGGCCGCTGATATAGGCCAGGTTGGCATTGCCCTGTTCCAGGACTCTGAGCTCGTAGGTTTCCCCTGCTGTGATGTTGATGGGAGAACCAGTGGAGACACTAGTTCCGCGGAAGGCATTGTCAGCGATGAGGTCCAAGGTTTCTCCCTGCACACCGAAGAGCACATCCTGAGGCAGGTTGAACCCTGAGTTGTAATCGAAGTAGGCGGTTAAATCCAGCGTGCCGTCAGGAAGTCCCGTGATCAGGATGCTGATGTAGTTGCCTCCAACGCCGTTGAAGGTGGTGGCGGCGTAATCGTAGTTGAGGTCCTGAGGAGCTGCGGCACCGGCAAGCGATTTGTTGCTGGCCACGATGTCCGTGTCTCTGGACTGCAGGGTAAAGGTGTAGCCGCTGATGGTATCCATGGCACCTTCACTGGCGACGAACTGGCTGTAGCCAGATTCCACGTTGGTGGCACCAGTGCCGAAATCAAGTTTCACGATGACCGCCTGCGCGCTGGAGGTGGCGAATGCTCCCAGAGTCAGGCTGAGTAGTAGGCATTTACGATACATGGGTAGATGGGGGGTAACATGTAAAGATAACCCACTCAGTGAGTAGGGTAAATGAAAAACCGCCTTCCGAAGCCGGAAGGCGGTTGCTTGAAAATGTCTTTCTGAAAAGAGCTAAAATGATCAGGCGCGTTTGCGGCGCAGGATGAAGCCTAATCCAGCCAGGCCAATGAGAGCGGTGCTGGACGGCTCAGGGACTGCAGCCACACGAATATTATCTAAACCCATATCTGTAGAGGAGCCGTTGGTAGAAGCATCTAGGAAGGTAAGTGTCGTGGAGGAATTCGAAGCGGTGAAGGTGAAAATCTGGTCCACGGTGTCCTCGTAGGTGGGGCTCATTGCTGTCGAAGAGGTGTAAGTTGAGCCAGTGGTGTCTGTGTAGGTTTGGATGGTGCCGGCTAGGTTGTCTACAGAGACTTGGAGTACGGCGTCCTGTCCAGCTGTTGGTCCATACTTGCCAAAGTCAAAGGTCACTTCGTAAGTCATTCCAATGATGGTATCGAAGGTCTGGGCAATCGAGCCGCCAGTGCTGCCAGCCTGGCCGAATTGTACATATCTGGTGCCGCTACTCGGACCGGCGTTGTAGGCGTTGATGGAGCTCTTTACGGCGACTTGATTACTTGTGCCGGTTCGTACCCAGCCAGAGGCGTCAGGATTTGTGCCGAGCTCAAAGTCTCCATTAGTGAAAAGGGCGGCTTGAGCAGGCAGAGCTGCCAACATACATGTGAGAGATAAGAGGTGTTTCATGAGTGTTCTATTATGAGACACTTTTTTATAAGACGTGAGCTGGAGTATTTCGAGTATCTGTGTGATAGACTTTCTGCCCCAGATAGGGGTGTAGTCTAGGTGCTAAAAAAGCCACTCCTCTGTAGAGAAGTGGCTGATGAAAATAGGCTTGAAAAATGTGCCCTACCTGCGGCGGCGCAGGATAAAGCCAAGTCCAGCCAGGCCAATGAGAGCGGTGCTGGACGGCTCAGGCACAGCGGCGAACACGGTATTCTCCACGTCTGAAAGCTGATCACTGCCGGAGAAGGACCAGACTTTCATGTCGTCGATGTCGCCCTTGAATTCTGAGGTTCCCCCTGGCTGGATGGCGAGGTGCGCCTGTGTGGTGTCGGACCAAGTGATGTTGCCACCATTGGTGCCGTCTTGTGCCACTCCGTTGATGTAAAAGCGGGAGGTACCATTGCTGCGG contains:
- a CDS encoding PEP-CTERM sorting domain-containing protein (PEP-CTERM proteins occur, often in large numbers, in the proteomes of bacteria that also encode an exosortase, a predicted intramembrane cysteine proteinase. The presence of a PEP-CTERM domain at a protein's C-terminus predicts cleavage within the sorting domain, followed by covalent anchoring to some some component of the (usually Gram-negative) cell surface. Many PEP-CTERM proteins exhibit an unusual sequence composition that includes large numbers of potential glycosylation sites. Expression of one such protein has been shown restore the ability of a bacterium to form floc, a type of biofilm.); its protein translation is MKYPHLLPLLACTLGSAQAATTLLDVQLSRTEAPRSEANLGTVGITTFNAGNPGPASQTITYTITGLTLDSVGSGDDEVVITMGIVATSTSGAVTGIGAAFGAWGVEDGTGTASLVDPDEALSFSITAASVNLGAGAFETAEINFDGFTGFAALNVGAGETFNIANTNSNDVTNFEAAPLPNDPDEGAANIYTFTGTEDSFTVEGNTGAMRYAYITGGFTIDTIPEPSSTSLLGLAGLSLILRRKR
- a CDS encoding DUF642 domain-containing protein, coding for MKHLLSLTCMLAALPAQAALFTNGDFELGTNPDASGWVRTGTSNQVAVKSSINAYNAGPSSGTRYVQFGQAGSTGGSIAQTFDTIIGMTYEVTFDFGKYGPTAGQDAVLQVSVDNLAGTIQTYTDTTGSTYTSSTAMSPTYEDTVDQIFTFTASNSSTTLTFLDASTNGSSTDMGLDNIRVAAVPEPSSTALIGLAGLGFILRRKRA
- a CDS encoding PEP-CTERM sorting domain-containing protein (PEP-CTERM proteins occur, often in large numbers, in the proteomes of bacteria that also encode an exosortase, a predicted intramembrane cysteine proteinase. The presence of a PEP-CTERM domain at a protein's C-terminus predicts cleavage within the sorting domain, followed by covalent anchoring to some some component of the (usually Gram-negative) cell surface. Many PEP-CTERM proteins exhibit an unusual sequence composition that includes large numbers of potential glycosylation sites. Expression of one such protein has been shown restore the ability of a bacterium to form floc, a type of biofilm.) encodes the protein MYRKCLLLSLTLGAFATSSAQAVIVKLDFGTGATNVESGYSQFVASEGAMDTISGYTFTLQSRDTDIVASNKSLAGAAAPQDLNYDYAATTFNGVGGNYISILITGLPDGTLDLTAYFDYNSGFNLPQDVLFGVQGETLDLIADNAFRGTSVSTGSPINITAGETYELRVLEQGNANLAYISGLDLDVVPIPEPSSTALLGLAGLSLILRRRK